A single window of Pectobacterium parmentieri DNA harbors:
- a CDS encoding sugar transporter: MTRSPRSTAWLRVVSLSLAAFIFNTAEFAPVALLSDIAASFSMSAAQVGLIITIYAWVVGLMSLPCMLLSSDMERRRLLINIFILFAISNVLSGLAWNYWVLVMARVGVALSHAVFWSITASLVVRLAPADKKAQALSLLATGTALALVLGLPLGRVVGQSLGWRVTFVIIGLLAAVIMLGLMKLLPVLPSSNSGSLKSLPLLLKRPALLCVYGLTVMIVTAHFTAYSYIEPFIQKVALLSENFTTILLLIFGGAGIIGSMLFSRYSSKYPAGFLIVSFAFLAVCLLLLLPLSFSGWSLSTLCIIWGIAIMALSLGMQVKVLTLASDATDVAMALYSGIYNIGIGGGALLGNQVITHLGLPDVGYMGAAMAVLATMCCIFTFVRYSRVLKTSLTS; this comes from the coding sequence ATGACCCGTTCTCCTCGTTCGACCGCCTGGTTACGCGTCGTCAGTCTTTCTCTGGCGGCATTCATTTTTAACACCGCTGAGTTTGCTCCTGTTGCACTGTTGTCAGACATCGCTGCCAGCTTTTCCATGAGCGCCGCGCAGGTTGGGCTGATCATTACGATTTATGCCTGGGTGGTTGGGCTGATGTCGCTGCCCTGCATGCTGTTGTCCAGCGATATGGAACGACGCCGCCTGCTGATCAACATCTTTATCCTGTTCGCTATCAGTAATGTGCTGTCCGGTCTGGCCTGGAATTATTGGGTACTGGTCATGGCCCGTGTCGGCGTGGCGCTGTCTCATGCGGTATTTTGGTCGATTACGGCATCGCTGGTGGTACGTCTGGCCCCTGCGGATAAAAAAGCGCAGGCACTGAGCCTGCTGGCGACCGGGACGGCGCTGGCGCTGGTGCTGGGCTTACCACTAGGGCGTGTGGTTGGGCAGTCTCTGGGCTGGCGCGTAACGTTTGTTATTATTGGCTTGCTCGCCGCGGTGATTATGCTGGGCCTGATGAAGCTCCTGCCCGTGTTGCCGAGCAGCAATTCTGGCTCGCTAAAGAGCTTGCCTCTCCTGCTGAAGCGCCCTGCGCTGCTGTGCGTGTACGGCCTGACGGTCATGATCGTAACGGCGCATTTTACCGCTTACAGTTACATTGAGCCGTTTATCCAGAAAGTGGCGTTGTTGAGTGAAAACTTTACGACCATCCTGCTGTTGATTTTTGGCGGTGCCGGAATCATCGGCAGCATGTTATTTAGCCGCTACAGCAGCAAATATCCGGCGGGTTTCCTGATTGTCTCATTCGCGTTTCTGGCGGTGTGTTTACTGCTCTTGTTACCTTTGTCATTCAGCGGTTGGAGCCTGTCGACGCTGTGTATCATCTGGGGGATCGCCATTATGGCGTTGAGTCTGGGTATGCAGGTCAAGGTGTTGACGCTGGCATCGGATGCAACCGATGTGGCGATGGCGCTCTATTCGGGGATTTATAATATTGGGATCGGCGGTGGGGCGCTGCTCGGTAATCAGGTCATTACCCATCTTGGCTTGCCCGACGTCGGCTATATGGGGGCGGCGATGGCGGTGCTGGCGACGATGTGCTGTATTTTTACGTTTGTTCGTTATTCCCGTGTGTTAAAAACGTCATTAACGAGCTGA
- a CDS encoding SWIM zinc finger family protein, producing the protein MSWQRLYLNYDEDALSVFANVGLLRRAKKDLAGDKVMLVTDAGQEGHFASDGQQVVLGAQGIQTARCDCPATGCCKHILAAVLWLQTHAERGTEQAAVLSAETVAPQIDVLAEILRLDPDVLMKQVGKVQTRQAARFVQMWAEESVRTESLPNQLKIYLPTLESPVIYLAGTGMTGMLSDFLREKQPALHLATIARLFAENQRVWPWPEDCFAQESSERALNADEQALITMLNAFIHDVMNQGLSHISKSSARQLHLLNMSARAEGLPRLAGYLRTLSGQVSLLADRHYSLEERDVLLFIARLSAYLFQLEQASPERLLLLRGQVRRQYQQQPEALSLVPLGAQWWVTEGGARGATFSFWESENQQLLHCTQARADRHDVTFSRQGVWQGQAMWKQLGEYIMRAPFTLHHPRFSDDGKLAAGGESYANLDGTPWPAAAYAQCKSTAGIADWSQLSRYFEQENQDYPQPLLLHMHRYEPVIWHEVEQRIIWPVFDDANNALHLSLNWKKAQHQRIDRLKQATQQKWEIVAVLVQPRRRGNDIDLQPYSLLVRESGIVKAFCLDFQTIKSEKKALGFISYIQTMLAEKKQKKTVLRPPMTLAQRICQPILDVLDTQACTGRRHLTATQREQLQHAMKTANELGLTLVERALSHYLAQPQPQVDSLLRVVFLCDRLQRFQNGLPIVLRQPSSA; encoded by the coding sequence GTTTTTGCCAATGTGGGTTTACTACGCCGAGCCAAAAAAGATCTGGCGGGCGACAAGGTGATGTTGGTGACTGACGCGGGGCAAGAAGGACATTTTGCCAGCGATGGTCAGCAGGTGGTGCTTGGTGCGCAGGGGATACAAACTGCACGGTGCGATTGCCCGGCTACCGGCTGCTGTAAGCACATTTTGGCGGCGGTGCTGTGGTTACAAACCCATGCTGAACGGGGGACGGAGCAAGCGGCTGTCCTCTCTGCGGAAACGGTAGCACCACAGATAGACGTGCTTGCTGAGATCTTACGGCTTGATCCTGATGTCTTAATGAAGCAGGTCGGTAAAGTGCAAACGCGGCAGGCGGCGCGATTTGTACAAATGTGGGCGGAAGAATCGGTGAGGACGGAGTCGCTGCCAAACCAGCTTAAAATTTATCTGCCAACGCTGGAAAGCCCCGTGATCTATCTGGCCGGAACGGGGATGACCGGCATGCTGTCGGATTTCTTACGTGAGAAGCAGCCTGCCTTGCATCTTGCAACCATTGCCCGACTCTTTGCCGAAAATCAGCGCGTCTGGCCGTGGCCAGAGGATTGCTTCGCTCAGGAATCGAGTGAGAGGGCGTTAAATGCCGATGAGCAGGCACTGATTACCATGCTGAATGCGTTTATCCATGACGTTATGAATCAGGGTCTGTCGCACATCAGTAAAAGCAGCGCGCGACAGCTTCATTTGCTGAATATGTCCGCTCGTGCGGAAGGATTACCGCGATTGGCGGGCTACCTGCGCACGCTGAGCGGGCAGGTCAGCCTATTAGCGGATAGGCATTACAGTTTGGAAGAGCGTGATGTCCTGCTGTTTATTGCCCGTCTGTCGGCGTATTTATTCCAGCTTGAGCAGGCGAGCCCCGAACGCTTGCTGCTACTGCGTGGGCAGGTGCGGCGGCAGTATCAACAACAACCTGAAGCACTATCGCTTGTGCCGTTAGGGGCGCAGTGGTGGGTGACAGAGGGGGGGGCACGAGGAGCGACCTTTTCGTTTTGGGAGAGTGAAAATCAGCAATTACTGCATTGCACGCAAGCGCGTGCCGATCGCCATGATGTAACGTTCAGCCGGCAGGGTGTGTGGCAGGGTCAGGCTATGTGGAAACAGTTGGGCGAGTACATCATGCGAGCCCCGTTTACGCTGCACCACCCGCGTTTTTCTGACGACGGGAAATTGGCCGCTGGCGGTGAAAGCTACGCGAACCTTGATGGTACACCGTGGCCTGCTGCTGCGTATGCGCAGTGCAAATCGACGGCGGGTATTGCCGACTGGTCGCAGTTGTCTCGCTATTTTGAGCAAGAGAATCAGGATTACCCACAGCCTCTGTTGCTACATATGCATCGCTATGAACCCGTGATCTGGCATGAGGTAGAGCAGCGTATCATCTGGCCAGTATTTGACGACGCGAATAATGCGCTGCACCTGAGCCTCAACTGGAAAAAGGCGCAGCACCAGCGTATAGACAGGCTCAAACAGGCTACTCAACAAAAATGGGAGATTGTGGCGGTGCTGGTTCAGCCTCGTCGTCGTGGGAATGATATCGATCTCCAACCCTATTCTCTGTTGGTAAGGGAGAGCGGGATAGTGAAGGCGTTCTGTCTGGATTTTCAGACCATCAAAAGTGAGAAGAAAGCGCTGGGTTTTATCAGTTATATCCAAACCATGCTGGCTGAGAAGAAGCAGAAAAAAACGGTGCTGCGTCCACCGATGACGCTGGCACAGCGGATTTGTCAGCCGATCCTGGATGTGTTGGATACACAGGCCTGCACCGGGCGTCGGCATTTAACCGCAACGCAAAGAGAGCAGTTGCAACACGCCATGAAAACCGCCAATGAGCTGGGCCTAACGCTTGTTGAGCGCGCGTTGTCGCACTATTTAGCACAGCCCCAACCGCAGGTTGATAGCCTGCTGAGGGTTGTCTTTCTTTGCGACAGGCTCCAGCGTTTTCAAAATGGTTTACCGATTGTGTTGCGCCAACCTTCATCGGCGTAA